A window of the Serinus canaria isolate serCan28SL12 chromosome 27, serCan2020, whole genome shotgun sequence genome harbors these coding sequences:
- the EIF1 gene encoding eukaryotic translation initiation factor 1: MSAIQNLQPFDPFADASKGDDLLPAGTEDYIHIRIQQRNGRKTLTTVQGIADDYDKKKLVKAFKKKFACNGTVIEHPEYGEVIQLQGDQRKNICQFLVEIGLAKDDQLKVHGF; this comes from the exons ATGTCCGCTATCCAGAACCTCCAGCCCTTCG ACCCCTTTGCGGATGCAAGTAAGGGTGATGACCTGCTCCCGGCCGGCACTGAGGACTACATCCATATAAGGATCCAGCAGCGAAACGGCAGGAAGACCCTCACCACAGTCCAGGGCATCGCGGATGACTACGATAAAAAGAAACTGGTGAAGGCCTTCAAGAAG aaatttGCCTGCAATGGTACTGTAATTGAGCACCCCGAGTATGGAGAAGTGATTCAGTTGCAGGGTGACCAGCGCAAGAACATCTGCCAGTTCCTTGTGGAG ATTGGACTGGCTAAAGACGACCAGCTGAAAGTCCATGGGTTTTAA